In Mustela nigripes isolate SB6536 chromosome 2, MUSNIG.SB6536, whole genome shotgun sequence, a single window of DNA contains:
- the ABCA7 gene encoding phospholipid-transporting ATPase ABCA7 isoform X3: MAFWTQLMLLLWKNFLYRRRQPVQLLVELLWPLFLFFILVAVRHSHPPLEHHECHFPNKPLPSAGTVPWLQGLICNLNNTCFPQPTPAEQPRVLSNFQDSLVSRLLADARTVLGGPSTHRMLASLGKLMSLLRAAGTTAQHQPSDRRQDLLSLTTELLGTLLGEGSLGSVPDHAQESVSSFVEAAEDLAQELLALPSLVELRALLRRPQGAGGPLEAVSEALCSARGPSIPGGPSLNWYEASHLKELVGQEPAAAQPDHGLSPACAELVGSLESHPLSRLLWRRLKPLVLGKVLFTPNTAFTRQLMAQVNRTFQELALLKDVQEVWGALGPQLFDFLNDSTNLAMMQVRRWRPAGRLAPSLPRHFLPAQDVGGEQGRASRAEAPASWGQRKDAAGGIRRSGPGQGPAGLSGPPRGRLHLAGGPCRRGPRGGHAGPRGGEAALVARALELLAERRFWAGIVFLGPEERRDLAQPRGPGHVRVKIRMDIDAVTRTNKIRDRFWDPGPAADPLTDLRYVWGGFVYLQDLLERAAVRVLSGREPRARLFLQQMPYPCFVDDAFLRVLSRSLPLFLTLAWIYSVALTVKAVVREKEARLRGTMQAMGLGRAVLWLGWFLSCLAPFLLSTALLVLVLKLGDILPYSHPAVVFLFLAAFAVATVVQSFLLTAFFSRANLAAACGGLAYFVLYLPYVLCVAWRDQLPAGGLVAASLLSPVAFGFGCESLALLEEQGEGAQWHNMGTGPAADVFSLAQVSGILLLDAALYGLATWYLEAVYPGQYGIPKPWNFPFRRSYWFGARSPKGSSPPATPKDPKVLMEEVPPGLIPGVSIRGLEKHFPGNPQPALRGLSLDFYQGQITALLGHNGAGKTTTLSILSGLFPPTRGSACILGYDVQSSMEAIRPHLGVCPQYNVLFDMLTVDEHIWFYGRLKGLSAAAVRPEQARLLQDVGLVPKSGAQTRHLSGGMQRKLSVAIAFVGGSRVVILDEPTAGVDPASRRSIWELLLKYREGRTLILSTHHLDEAELLGDRVAVVAGGRLCCCGSPLFLRRHLGSGYYLTLVKAPVSLAASSKGKPDLEESVDAGQKREPVSWGGTAGVSGLLSLVQQLVPGARLVRELPHELVLVLPYGGAVDGSFARLFWEVDQRLEELGLAGYGISDTSLEEIFLKVVQDCAAATDLEDAATGGSHRQHPGPGRTRPDVTTQLKIQPEESISEDGERALSAPETQALRGSAQPRMWGWALTRQQLRALLLKRFLLARRSRRGLFAQVVLPALFVGLALVCSLIVPPFGHYPALRLSPSMYGAQVSFFSDDAPGNPERARLLEMLLEEAGLEAPPGNGSARMRECPAPAVCRFWVPEVPVGVAEVLTSGNWTPESPSPACRCSQPGARRLLPDCPAAAGGPPPPQALAGSGEVVQNLTGRNLSDFLVKTYPRLVRQGLKTKKWVNEVRYGGFSLGGRDPGLPSGQEVSRSVEQLRVLLDPAPGGALDRILNSLAVWAHSLDAEDSLKIWFNNKGWHAMVAFLNRANNAILRAQLPPGPARRAHSITTLNHPLNLTKQQLSEAALMASSVDVLVSICVVFAMSFVPASFTLILIEERITRAKHLQFMGGLPPTLYWLGNFLWDMCNYLVSACVVVLIFLAFQQRAYVAPANLPALLLLLLLYGWSITPLMYPASFFFSVPSTAYVVLTCVNLFIGINGSMATFVLELFSDQKLQDVSRILRQVFLIFPHFCLGRGLIDMVRNQAMADAFERLGDGQFQSPLRWEVVGKNLLAMAVQGPLFLLSTLLLQHGGRLLPQPQPGSLHPLGDEDDDVARERERVVQGDTQGDVLVLRDLTKCFGLLGVNGAGKTSTFRMVTGDTLPSGGEATLAGHSVAREPASAHRHMGYCPQSDAIFELLTGRQHLELFARLRGVPETQVAQTASLGLERLGLLQSADQPAGTYSGGNKRKLATAVALVGDPAVVFLDEPTTGMDPSSRRFLWNSLLAVVREGRSVVLTSHSLEECEALCTRLAVMVNGRFRCLGSTQHLKNRFGAGHTLTLRVPAARSESALALVGTAFPGAELREAHGSRLRFQLPPGGRCALSRVFGELAARGAEHGVEDFSVSQTTLEEVFLNFSKDQGNEEDHRPEAGGRGGPAPRPQLPGLVAGFLEDPSMAESVL; the protein is encoded by the exons GCCATTTCCCCAACAAGCCGCTGCCCTCGGCCGGCACCGTTCCTTGGCTCCAGGGTCTCATCTGCAACTTGAACAACACTTGCTTCCCGCAGCCCACGCCCGCCGAGCAGCCGCGCGTCCTCAGCAACTTCCAGGACTCCCT ggtCTCCCGGCTCCTGGCAGATGCCCGCACTGTCCTGGGGGGCCCCAGTACCCACAGAATGCTGGCCAGCCTGGGAAAGCTGATGTCGCTGCTGAGAGCTGCGGGCACAACAG CCCAGCATCAGCCAAGCGACCGACGGCAGGACCTCCTGTCCCTGACCACTGAGCTACTGGGGACACTGCTTGGAGAG GGGTCCCTGGGGTCTGTGCCTGACCACGCCCAGGAGTCCGTGAGCAGCTTTGTGGAGGCAGCAGAGGACCTGGCCCAGGAG CTCCTGGCACTGCCCAGCCTGGTGGAGCTACGGGCACTGCTGCGGAGACCTCAAGGAGCAGGTGGACCCCTGGAGGCTGTGTCCGAGGCCCTCTGCAGTGCCCGGGGGCCTAGTATCCCCGGGGGGCCCTCCCTCAACTGGTACGAGGCCAGCCACCTGAAGGAGTTGGTGGGGCAGGAGCCAGCAGCAGCCCAGCCCGACCACGGCCTGA gccctgctTGTGCTGAGCTTGTGGGGTCCCTGGAATCTCACCCACTGTCCCGCCTGCTCTGGAGGCGTCTGAAGCCGCTGGTCCTGGGCAAAGTGCTGTTTACACCCAACACTGCCTTCACCAGGCAGCTCATGGCCCAG gtgaACCGGACCTTCCAGGAGCTGGCTCTGCTGAAGGACGTCCAGGAGGTGTGGGGTGCGCTGGGACCCCAGCTCTTTGACTTCCTGAATGACAGCACGAACCTGGCGATGATGCAGGTCCGCAGATGGAGGCCAGCTGGCAGACTCGCCCCCAGCCTCCCCCGGCACTTCCTCCCTGCCCAAGATGTGGGcggagagcagggcagggcctCCAGGGCAG agGCTCCTGCgagctggggacagaggaaggacgCGGCCGGGGGGATCCGGAGGTCAGGCCCAGGCCAAGGCCCTGCTGGCCTTTCTGGACCCCCACGGGGAAGGCTACACCTGGCGGGAGGCCCATGCCGACGTGGGCCACGTGGTGGGCATGCTGGGCCGCGTGGTGGAG AGGCCGCCCTGGTGGCACGGGCGCTGGAGCTGCTGGCAGAGCGCCGCTTCTGGGCCGGCATCGTCTTCCTGGGGCCTGAGGAACGTCGGGACCTTGCACAGCCCCGGGGTCCTGGCCACGTGCGGGTCAAGATCCGCATGGACATCGATGCTGTCACAAGAACCAACAAGATCAGGGACAG GTTCTGGGACCCCGGCCCGGCCGCCGACCCCTTGACGGACCTGCGCTACGTGTGGGGTGGCTTCGTGTACCTGCAGGACCTGCTGGAGCGCGCGGCGGTGCGTGTGCTCAGCGGCCGCGAGCCCCGGGCCCGCCTCTTCCTGCAGCAGATGCCGTACCCCTGCTTCGTGGATGACGC GTTCCTGCGCGTCCTGAGCCGGTCGCTGCCGCTCTTCCTGACGCTGGCCTGGATCTACTCGGTGGCGCTGACGGTGAAGGCGGTGGTGCGCGAGAAGGAAGCCAGGCTGCGCGGCACCATGCAGGCCATGGGGCTGGGCCGCGCCGTGCTCTGGCTCGGCTGGTTCCTCAGCTGCCTGGCGCCCTTCCTGCTCAGCACCGCGCTGCTCGTGCTGGTGCTCAAG CTCGGGGACATCCTCCCCTACAGCCACCCGGCCGTGGTCTTCCTGTTCCTGGCGGCTTTCGCCGTGGCCACCGTGGTCCAGAGCTTCCTTCTGACCGCCTTCTTCTCCCGCGCCAACCTGGCGGCGGCCTGCGGAGGCCTCGCCTACTTCGTGCTCTACCTGCCCTATGTGCTGTGCGTGGCCTGGCGGGACCAGCTGCCTGCGGGTGGTCTGGTGGCTGCG AGCCTTCTGTCTCCTGTGGCCTTTGGGTTCGGCTGCGAGAGCCTGGCGCTGCTGGAGGAGCAGGGCGAGGGCGCGCAGTGGCACAACATGGGCACTGGGCCTGCGGCCGACGTCTTCAGCTTGGCGCAGGTTTCTGGCATTCTGCTGCTGGATGCCGCGCTCTATGGCCTCGCCACCTGGTACCTCGAGGCCGTCTACCCAG GCCAGTACGGGATCCCCAAACCATGGAACTTTCCCTTTCGGAGGAGCTATTGGTTTGGAGCTCGTTCTCCCAAGGGTTCCTCCCCACCTGCCACCCCGAAGGACCCAAAAG TGCTGATGGAAGAGGTACCCCCGGGCCTGATCCCAGGAGTCTCCATACGGGGCCTGGAGAAGCACTTTCCCGGCAACCCGCAGCCGGCCCTGCGGGGGCTCAGCCTGGACTTCTACCAGGGCCAGATCACTGCCTTGCTGGGCCACAATGGAGCCGGCAAGACGACCACACT GTCCATCCTGAGTGGCCTCTTTCCCCCAACCCGGGGCTCCGCCTGCATCCTGGGCTATGATGTCCAGTCCAGCATGGAAGCCATCCGGCCCCACCTGGGCGTCTGCCCGCAGTACAACGTGCTGTTTGACAT GCTGACCGTGGATGAGCACATCTGGTTCTACGGGCGGCTGAAGGGTCTGAGTGCGGCTGCTGTGCGCCCCGAGCAGGCCCGTCTCctgcaggatgtggggctcgtCCCCAAGTCTGGGGCCCAGACACGCCACCTCTCTG GCGGGATGCAGAGGAAGCTCTCAGTGGCCATCGCCTTTGTGGGTGGCTCCCGGGTCGTGATCCTAGATGAGCCCACAGCTGGTGTGGACCCTGCTTCCCGGCGCAGCATTTGGGAGCTGCTGCTCAAATACCGGGAAG GTCGCACACTGATCCTTTCCACCCACCACCTGGATGAGGCAGAGCTGCTAGGAGACCGTGTGGCTGTGGTGGCGGGAGGCCGCTTGTGCTGCTGCGGTTCCCCGCTCTTCCTGCGCCGTCACCTCGGCTCCGGCTACTATCTGACGTTGGTGAAGGCTCCCGTGTCCCTGGCCGCCAGCAGCAAG GGGAAGCCGGACCTGGAGGAGAGCGTAGATGCCGGGCAGAAGAGGGAGCCGGTCAGCTGGGGTGGCACAGCTG GTGTGTCCGGGCTGCTGTCCCTTGTGCAGCAGCTGGTGCCCGGGGCGCGGCTGGTGAGGGAGCTGCCCCATGAGCTGGTGCTAGTGCTGCCCTACGGGGGTGCTGTGGATGGCAGCTTTGCCAGGCTTTTCTGGGAAGTGGACCAGCGGctggaggagctggggctggCCGGCTACGGGATCTCGGACACCAGCCTGGAAGAG ATCTTCCTGAAGGTGGTACAAGATTGTGCTGCGGCCACAGACCTGGAGGATGCGGCCACAG GGGGTAGCCACAGGCAGCACCCAGGCCCAGGCCGCACTCGCCCAGATGTGACCACACAGCTCAAGATCCAACCTGAGGAGTCCATCTCGGAAGACGGGGAGCGTG cTCTGTCTGCCCCAGAGACACAGGCCCTGCGGGGCTCTGCACAgccccggatgtggggctgggcACTGACCCGCCAACAGCTCCGGGCCCTGCTTCTCAAGCGCTTTCTGCTTGCCCGCCGCAGCCGCCGTGGCCTGTTTGCACAG GTCGTGCTGCCTGCCCTCTTTGTGGGGCTGGCGCTGGTGTGCAGTCTCATCGTGCCTCCTTTCGGACACTACCCGGCTCTGCGACTCAGTCCCAGCATGTACGGTGCCCAGGTGTCCTTCTTCAG TGACGACGCTCCTGGGAACCCGGAGCGCGCCCGCCTGCTGGAGATGCtgctggaggaggcagggctggaggccCCCCCGGGGAACGGCTCTGCCAG gatgCGCGAGTGCCCAGCGCCCGCTGTCTGCCGGTTTTGGGTGCCTGAAGTGCCCGTGGGTGTTGCTGAGGTCCTGACCAGCGGAAACTGGACCCCGGAGTCCCCGTCCCCAGCCTGCCGGTGCAGCCAGCCCGGTGCCCGGCGCCTGCTGCCCGACTGCCCTGCTGCGGCGGGTggtccccccccgccccaggcgcTGGCCGGCTCTGGGGAGGTGGTGCAGAACCTGACAGGCCGGAACCTGTCCGACTTCCTGGTGAAGACCTACCCGCGCCTGGTCAGGCAGGG CCTGAAGACCAAGAAGTGGGTGAACGAGGTCAG GTATGGGGGCTTCTCCCTGGGGGGCCGAGACCCAGGCCTGCCCTCGGGCCAGGAGGTGAGTCGCTCGGTGGAGCAGCTGCGGGTGCTGCTGGACCCCGCGCCGGGCGGGGCCCTCGACCGCATCCTGAACAGCCTCGCCGTGTGGGCTCACAGCCTCGACGCAGAGGACAGTCTCAAG ATCTGGTTCAACAACAAGGGCTGGCACGCCATGGTCGCCTTTCTCAACAGAGCCAACAACGCCATCCTCCGCGCCCAGCTGCCCCCGGGCCCTGCCCGCCGCGCCCACAGCATCACCACGCTCAACCACCCCCTGAACCTCACCAAGCAGCAGCTGTCGGAGGCTGCGCT GATGGCCTCATCGGTGGACGTGCTTGTCTCCATCTGTGTGGTGTTTGCCATGTCTTTCGTCCCAGCCAGCTTCACCCTCATTCTCATAGAGGAGCGCATCACCCGGGCCAAACACCTGCAGTTTATGGGGGGCCTGCCTCCCACTCTTTACTGGCTCGGCAACTTCCTCTGGGACATG TGTAACTACTTGGTGTCAGCGTGCGTCGTCGTGCTCATCTTCCTGGCCTTCCAGCAGAGGGCGTACGTGGCCCCTGCCAACCTGCCGGCCCTCCTGCTGCTGTTACTGCTCTACGG CTGGTCGATCACGCCGCTCATGTACCctgcctccttcttcttctccgtGCCCAGCACGGCCTACGTGGTGCTCACCTGTGTCAACCTCTTCATCGGCATCAATGGCAGCATGGCCACCTTCGTGCTCGAGCTCTTCTCTGATCAG AAGCTGCAGGACGTCAGCCGGATCCTGAGACAGGTCTTCCTGATCTTCCCCCACTTCTGCCTGGGCCGGGGGCTCATCGACATGGTGCGGAACCAGGCCATGGCTGATGCCTTTGAGCGCTTGG GAGATGGGCAGTTCCAGTCACCCTTGCGCTGGGAGGTGGTCGGCAAGAATCTCTTGGCCATGGCGGTGCAGGGGCCGCTCTTCCTCCTGTCCACGCTCCTGCTGCAGCATGGCGGACGCCTCTTGCCACA ACCCCAGCCCGGGTCGCTGCACCCCCTGGGGGACGAGGATGACGACGTGGCCCGAGAGCGGGAACGGGTGGTCCAAGGCGACACCCAGGGGGACGTGTTGGTGCTGAGAGACCTGACCAAG TGTTTCGGTCTGCTGGGAGTGAATGGAGCTGGGAAAACCTCCACATTCCGCATGGTGACTGGGGACACGCTACCCAGCGGTGGGGAGGCCACACTGGCAGGCCACAG TGTGGCCCGGGAGCCGGCGTCTGCGCACCGCCACATGGGTTACTGCCCTCAGTCGGATGCCATCTTCGAGCTGCTGACGGGCCGCCAGCACCTGGAGCTGTTCGCGCGCCTACGCGGTGTTCCCGAGACGCAGGTTGCCCAg ACGGCGAGCCTGGGCCTGGAGCGCCTGGGGCTCCTGCAGTCTGCGGACCAACCTGCGGGCACCTACAGTGGAGGGAACAAGAGGAAGCTGGCCACAGCGGTGGCACTGGTGGGGGACCCCGCTGTGGTCTTTTTG GACGAGCCGACCACCGGCATGGACCCCAGCTCTCGGCGCTTTCTCTGGAACAGCCTCCTGGCCGTCGTGCGGGAGGGCCGCTCCGTGGTGCTTACGTCACACAG CCTGGAGGAGTGCGAGGCCCTGTGCACGCGCCTGGCCGTCATGGTGAACGGGCGGTTCCGCTGTCTGGGCAGCACGCAGCACCTCAAGAACAG gttCGGAGCCGGCCACACGCTGACCCTGCGGGTGCCCGCCGCCCGGTCCGAGTCGGCGCTGGCCCTCGTGGGGACCGCGTTCCCGGGGGCCGAGCTGCGCGAGGCGCACGGCAGCCGCCTGCGCTTCCAGCTGCCGCCGGGAGGGCGCTGCGCCCTGTCCCGCGTCTTCGGGGAGCTGGCGGCGCGCGGGGCGGAGCACGGCGTGGAGGACTTCTCCGTGAGCCAGACCACCTTAGAGGAG GTATTCTTGAACTTCTCCAAGGACCAGGGGAATGAGGAGGACCACAGGCCAGAGGCCGGAGGCCGGGGAGGCCCTGCGCCACGCCCACAGCTTCCCGGACTCGTCGCTGGATTCCTGGAGGACCCCAGCATGGCCGAGTCGGTCCTCTGA